The following coding sequences are from one Rutidosis leptorrhynchoides isolate AG116_Rl617_1_P2 chromosome 11, CSIRO_AGI_Rlap_v1, whole genome shotgun sequence window:
- the LOC139875771 gene encoding S-locus-specific glycoprotein S6-like: MKALATLLICFLTLISCTIAADTIFETQTIRDGQTIVSPQQTFELGFFSPSNTTQNRYLGIWYKHLATGPVIWVANRDTPIGNKSGELTLNHGGLLVLRDSTANRIIWSSILSRKSENEVAKLLDNSNFIVFDSQNGPENYIWQSFDEPSDTIMPDMKFGRNLKRGVVTNYTSWKSDNDPTRGKYMIYMDFNVLPQIFQKKRRCYSI; the protein is encoded by the coding sequence ATGAAGGCACTAGCTACTCTGTTAATTTGTTTCCTTACCTTGATCAGTTGCACCATCGCAGCGGACACAATATTCGAGACCCAAACCATTAGAGATGGTCAAACAATTGTTTCCCCACAACAAACCTTTGAGCTCGGGTTCTTTAGCCCAAGTAACACGACCCAGAACCGATACTTAGGCATATGGTACAAACATCTTGCAACTGGACCTGTTATTTGGGTTGCTAACAGAGATACTCCTATTGGTAACAAGTCGGGCGAGCTAACTCTAAATCATGGAGGTTTACTAGTCCTTCGCGACTCGACTGCAAATCGAATCATTTGGTCATCCATTTTGTCAAGAAAGAGTGAAAACGAGGTGGCTAAGTTACTTGATAATTCAAATTTTATTGTTTTTGATAGTCAAAATGGGCCCGAAAATTACATTTGGCAGAGTTTTGATGAACCAAGTGATACCATCATGCCGGATATGAAATTTGGAAGGAATTTGAAAAGAGGTGTTGTCACAAATTATACATCTTGGAAAAGTGATAATGATCCGACTCGAGgtaaatatatgatttatatggatTTCAATGTACTCCCACAAATATTTCAAAAAAAACGGAGATGTTATTCAATATAG